The sequence below is a genomic window from Sceloporus undulatus isolate JIND9_A2432 ecotype Alabama chromosome 5, SceUnd_v1.1, whole genome shotgun sequence.
GCCCCGTAAGGTTCTTCATGATGCTCAAAGATGACATAGATGGAGGAGTCTATTGATATCAGTTCCAAAATATATGCAAATCAATTGTCAGAAGACTTTACAAGATTGAATGGATGTGAATCAGGTGTGAACTAAATTACTAATGACCAATATGGGTAATTGTGGTGGGGGGCATCAGTAGATGCTAGAACAGGAGAGACTTATAATCAGGAGAATCTATCCCAAGTGCCCATATAACTCAAAACAGTGATCCAGAGAACTGTCACAAATACATAGGAGTGACATATGGGAGAAGTCAGGACTTTCTGTTTGTATTGCAGTGGTTGTCACTAGTTAAAGATAAGGTGCTGTCTAAAAGTTACACCTCTCCATTTCTATGAAAAAGCAAACTCCTCCATAGCGCACTAGCTAAACATTCAAACATTCTTCAAGGCAGgtccatatacagtgggcccatggtatccactggtgtttggttccaggaccccccccccccaatcaataccaaaatccatggatattcaagatccattaaatacagtggagagTAAAATGATGTTTGgggatttttgaaatttatatgttttttgaatattttcaagacatggatgcttgaatctatggatatggaaggccaactgtataactaATTGCTGTAGTCCACCCTTAAAATTATAAAGGTAGGCTATGCATCAGGCCtatgaaaatacaaaataacCTTTTCAAAGCCATCATGTAGCTATTAAATGTGTCCATGATGCTGACAAGGATTCTAGCACCCATCTGCCTGTGGCAGGGGTCCTACTCACTACAGTTGATAGCATATGCATTGTAAGCAGCATGAAATATACAGTGTGGGATTATGATTAGAGCCAGAAGGCTGAGAAGAGAATCCTGTTGTTCCATATTGGCTGTTTCCAACACAGAATATAAAATtgatatctatctatatctatatctatatctatatatctatctatatatagatatagatatataatttttaatgccACAGACCAAACCAAGTTCaccatttcttcttgttgttgttgttgttgtgtgtcttcaaatcactttaggcttatgacaactctaaggtgaaacaataataataataataataataataataataataataataatagtagtagtaatttttatttatatgtcccacctcttccaaggatTGAAGCGggaatacataattaaaataatacaatgcaactgaactgtcaataaaatactaatactgtagTATTAGTatttatacatccctattagttctttaaaatctccaaacatcaattcatataccatcatacttagagaggggggggggtcttaatcatcatctctataccaaatccgatgggaaagctcacagaagagatccatctttagtgccttcatggcattttcttggtgagatttgttcagagggggtttgcctttcctgatgctgcgagagtgtgacttgcccaaggacacatagtgggtttccatggctgagtggaaattcaaacccttttctccagagttcagtgctcaaaccactataccatattgACTCTCAAGTTCACCATTAGCACTTCCTAAATTcactaaaaattaaaattaaagaggaGTTCTTCAGATCTCCCTGTTAAAAATCTCTCAGCAGCATGTGCCAGTGATACTTGCAACTACTGGGTAAAATGATCACAAAACAGACCTCATCATAATTAAATCAGAGGTATACAGTCACCAAAAGAGTTGGAATAAGTCAGTTTCTTGGATTACAAGTCTCAGAAACCTCCAGCCATGATGAATAGTGGCTATGATTTGCTAGATATTCTGACAGTTGtaatcccaaaaagtaatttaCCCAAAATCCAGAAAACCTAAACTGAAtgttcttcacacacacacacacacacacacacacacacatcagtgcaGTTAaaatattcagagagagagagagagagagagagagagagagagagagagagagattttagtCTGTTGTGGCATAAAaagtagtatctttgagactgactggatgcatctgatgaagtgacgTGTGTCCACAAAAGCATTTGCTAGAAATGTCTTCTTCCCAAAGGTGCTGCTGGATTCCTTTAGGTCTTTTCATACAGTTAAAATAGCTGTTATAGAGCTGTCATCTTGGTACAACTGCATGAAAAGGGAAGAAAGTTTGATTCCTTTCTCTTGCTGCATAGAGGAACTTAAATTATTAAAGTATATCTTTTTCTCCATAAGCAAAGTGGCTGTTGAAGCAGGTTCTTTCCTGTTGTTGCTCAGCTGCCAGTCATATGGGTTATACATAGGACAATGGTCAACTCACATGAGACTCTTTTAATCTGAGTCTCTGTTGTCCTGGATTAGTTTATAATCCATTTAGATGTCACATCCAGGAGTCCCCAAAATAGCACTTAATTGTCTTGTGTTGCATTCCTTTCCAGACCACATGAGATCACATGCCATGTGCTCCTGGCAGGATCAGCCTTTCTTCCTGCCAGTGCAATGTTTCCTCTATAGTCACTCTTGTAGATATTCTTCATTCATTGACAGTTTTTCCCTGCTCTGTGCTCGCTTGCTCAGAAATATCTGTCTCACTGTCTGGTGCAACTGGTGTCCTATTTTTGTGGTGTCAAGACTTACATAATACTCCATGAAGTCACAAATTCATCTTTAAACCAGTTTCTTGCTGGGTTTGACTAGTCCAGATCTGTTTTTAAACTCTGTTACCAATGAGGTAGCCTCGAGCAGTTACTGCTTCTCAAGTTAAAATTAGATGTGATGGGGAATATGTATTATGTATAATTAACCTGTTTTCCTCCCGCAATGGGATTTCCGCCAAAATATATATCTCAGCCATCAGATTTGCAAATTAAACCATGTTTACCTTCTAATGATCATCCATAAAACGAAGCACACAAAATGCAAGATATATAGGTGAGAAAAATCATAGGCTACAGCGAACAGATGTCTTTCACTACTTGCAGAGCACCACTAGAGGAAAAAGAACTTCACAATAAAAAATCTCACAATAAACATAGCATCTAGTTTGACTCTAAGCCTAATATCACTGTGTAGGTGCTTCCAAAGAAAAGCTTCTATTGCTACAAGTCAGAAGTTATTCCATCTTTGCctctttaattgattttttttccttgtaagaTGGAAGGAGCAGTGGAAGAACAGAGAAAATTATAATCAGAAGATGGCATTCCCTGTAAATTCAGTGAATGAGACAGGGCAATTGCACAATAACAGCTTCATGTAGAAGCACTCTTATATTATGGATATAGAAGACATTTTTCATTCTTTAACAACATGCACAGGGTGTTGATTGCATGAGGAGGGATAGTTTAACCCTCCTTCATCCAGCTGTGATTCTGAATACTGCTGTCCCTATGCTGTACAAGCTTGGCAAACACTTGGAAGTAATTAGTTTAAAGTAACATAACAAAGGTATATTTCATAAGTAATGCAACAAGTGGGAACAAACTTATCCTTAATACCTGGAGTGACAAATAATGTTTTCTGGTCATTCTAGTTTAAACATTACTTTTCAAGGGCGTTCTTAggatatttttcatttatttttttcctcaagTTTTATACCAATTTCTTATATAATTATATCATtctactactgttgttgtttcAAAAAAGTAACGATGGGCACAATAAGTTGCCAAGCAAACACTATCCTGCAAAGGGAATGGCAACAAAAATAGTATGTGTTCTTTTTAATGAACTACATTAtttggtttaaaatatatttccaagcACTTTCCTTAGATTATCACACGGTTAACTGGTGGGAACTTTCCTCActattgcagtgtgtgtgtgtgtgtctgtgtgtgtgtgtagtgcggTGATTTTCAGGATATCAGTTGGAAAAAGAAGGATTAAACCTCCCCAACTTCAGGACTGATGGGTTCCCAATGCTTATTGGGAAGCGTGAAGAGTACACATCATCATTTAGCAAAAGCCTTATCTTTTCCAGACACCATTAGCATTAGTACAAATCTGCAGTTTCAATATCTTTCTATATCATTCCATTAGGTGGTATCAAGATCTTTGTATTATTTCCTCACTAGGCAGTATCAAGATCTTTATCTCCCTGGTAGCAAGCAGTAATAACTATTTATTTACAGTACAATGCCCAATTCTAACTGCAGGTTGCTGAGCAGCTTATCAACCCGTTTGGGGAAGATGATGATGACTTTGAAACAAATTGGTGCATTGATAGGAATCTGCAGGTAAGGCTAATAAATAAGCTTCCAATTATTTCTTTTGTAATGCAGTTTTGCAATACAGGGATGTTCCATTCCCTTTCCACTTCTCAGAGATTAACAGAAAAATTTCATAGATGCCTCCAGAGTATCCAACACCCTGCTGAAAGCCATCTGGCAGGATCATTATTCACCATTCTGCCaacctcttttcctccctttccaaaCAAAGACCAACTCCAGGGCTAGTCTACACTTTGACCCAAGTTGGGCCATGACCAAGGACTGAGAAAGGCTCAGAGTTTGCAGAGTCAGAGCTTCCTCTTCTTTATCTTCATCACACACCCACATCTTCCCCTTTAGCTCACTACTGATGTCAGTTTCTCTGGGATCTAAACCTTCTCTGAGAAGATCCTTTCCATTATATGTACAGTAATAAGgattcttgtattaatatatattaatatatgtagcgtgtcatgaagccattgtctttaatacctctgctaatggattggaatttgtgagaCTTTCCTCTTTCCAGCGAGGCTGGGCACCATATGAAGCAGATCcatctctgaagaagccagccacagattctggcgaaacatcaggaagaaactcttctagaacatggccacatagcccaaaaaacccacaaaaaacatgacaAATAGCTGGGAAGCTATCTGTTCAAAGTATTAGAACTAGTGTCCATTATTAGAAACTGGACAATGGACATGTTACCCTGGCAATATCCAAGTGTCAAGATAAAGGTATTATTGCTAGATCTGCCAAGTCAGGAGCGTTTCAGGACCTGAGATTTTAGGGCCAGACCATGAGCCCTTGGTAATTCCATTCACTATTATACACAAGCAACAGTCACAGTTGCTCAGactatgccattcaaataaaaaaaactgaaaagtttAACAAATGAGGAAATGTTACTCTAACTGGAGTAATATTCAAGCTCTGCTTtgaatggcaaaaaacaaactttaacAACGAGCAGCAAGCTTACACTTAAATCATCATCAAGGATACAGCACAGTGTTTTTTATGTATATACAGTTGCTCAATTGTTGATCATTGAGGCTCAATATTGTCAATACAAATGTATATGTTTTGTGAATGAGACACGTCCCTGTTGAAGTTATTCCAATCAATTATATATAGTATTTGttgtttccctctttctttgaTGAAAAAACAAACTTTGCCTAGCTGTATTTTTGCTAGTTGCAATCTGCAATTCTAGTTGTGTGATCAgtgagcttggagaagttacttttttgactaccaCTCCCAGTATCCATCGGCTGTGAGATTCtgagagtggtagtccaaaatgTGGCAGTGTATTATCTGCCCCCTTGGGTGGAACATCGTAGTATCAGGTGctcagccaccccccccccccccacccccctttatCCTAGCCTACATTGGCAAAAGCAGTGGGCGTTTCATCATAAAGCTTGTCTTATCTGACTGTAGACTGGTCCTGTTCTAAAGATCCTAAATGTATATCTTGGGTATACCCCTTGAACAGCAGGTACAAACTACTTCTGAAATTCCCAGATGTTTAAAATAAGATGCAAGCAATTGCAGCAAATTATATATTCATAAAATATGCCAGTTTAATTGTGCAGTTCTTTGGATTATGGTTTAAGAGTATTATGCTTCAGACAGCATTATAAGTGTTTTAATTCATGATCATTATCCCAGGTCTCACTTCTGGCTGTTGATGAAATGCACATGAATTTACCACGAATGAAAAAAGATATTTACTGGGATGATTCGTCAGCTCGCCCACCATATACATTAGCAGCAGCAGATTCCTGCATTCCGTCTTTCCTTGGATCAACCATTGAAATGGGGTATGTAGCTCTACAGTACCTTATCGTAGTTTTCTATTGTCAAAACAGTTCCTCAGTGGTTGCCCATTAACAGTTACTACTTGAACTAGGATTAAAGTTTTAAGTGTCACTGATTCTGGAGAGGATATAGCAAGTGACAATGAAGCGATCAGACTGCTTGATCAGACACAATGTCTCTCTGATCTAGCATGCTGTTTCCCATAGTGTCCAGTTAGATGTCCCATATAAGAAGCTACCATACAAAATTATAAGCAATAcattaggttcaaaacacactgcagaaataatccagtttgagatagctttaactgccctcgctcattgctaggaaattttgggaactgtagtttgtgagacatttagccttctctgtcacagagttctggtgccaaaataaactgcagttcccaggattccctagcattgagtcagggcagttaaagctatctcaaactggattatttctgtagtgtgttttagtTCAACAGCATCCCTTTCCTCATGTTTCCTGGCAACTAGTATTAAGGGtatggatgtaaatctttgcataCTTCATTCTCCCgcataaaaatgaataatttcaaatgttttcttcttgCTGGGCAGTTTTTGCTCATATTTTCACATTTGggacattttttgccaaaaaaaatatTGGACCAAAAAGGgggtatatattttatttacactGATTTTTGCCCCTTATTTTACCCCCAAATGGGTAAGTGTTGTGGTAAATCACATTTTCAGGCAGTTTTTCCacctaaaaaaataattttggtcaGAGGAGTCAGGGATTTTGGAGTTGTCCTTGAAGTCACTAACAAGGTGTTGGAGCAGCACATTTTCCCCACCTGGCTGGAGATGACATGAAGTCAGAGAGTTGGTGAATTTTGTTTTCATTCAGAATGTGATACAGAGCCAGCCAAACAATTTAAGGAGGAAGTTATATGGAAAAAGACAAGTACTTAGAAAGAGTATTTGAACAGAGAGGAGAGGGGAAGTAGTAGAGAGGGCTACAGTACTATTGTTAACATTCCTGAGATTAATAAAAAAGGGGGGCAGGAAAATGTGAGAAGACTTTGAGGTGTTGCTGGTGAGTAAAAATGTGGGGAGCAGGGAGGTCCCAAGGACATGTTTTTGGCATATAGGGATGGATCCAAGCAGTGCTTGTTAAAcagaattataattataattctgTTTAGAATTACATTGGCACTCCTGTGGATTGCCCTGCCCAATATCAACCAATGACATTGTGTGCCCACAGGTGCGCACACATCACCatccattgactaatatgggcttgagcttCCATTTTGCTTACCATCCATGGAGGGGGAGCAGAATCAACCCCCCCCACTATAATTATAAACCTTCCAGAAAGAtcctatcttctttttttctgcaaAAGTTATTTTGGGCTGTGagggtttctccccccccccaaacccccctcTTGACCATGGCTGGTGCCATTTTTGGACTACATAACAATACACACAAGTAGAATACACACTAGTTTACCATTGGTATATATAAGTGTTTCCATGTTTTCTCTTGCAGCCTGTCAGACAGCCAGTTCCTGTATGGAGAAAACTGGCACCGGGATTGTGACAAACCCAGAAGGCAGCATTCAGTGTTGAGAAAAGTGAAGCGATTTCTGAGTGTCCGTGAAGAGTCCCCAGTCCCAACCAAGAGCTACCAAAGACAGTCCAGTGAAAATTCAGTTTTTTTCCCATCTCATGAAATGCACCACATTGGCAATCTGTTAGAAATGCACTCTAGAGGGAGACATTTTGCCTCCAATGAAAGAAACAACCATGAAGCACCTGATAAGAGTATGAAGGGACCCAGCAGTATCGATCTAGGGATTATAAGAGAAACCAGCAAGAATGATACTTTAGAGACAGGTTGCCAGTCCACTGTGCATGACAGCATAACCAAAATGGATCCTGTGGCCTCCAAAAAGATTGCTGTTGAATCTGAGGACAAAGAAGCCAGAACAGATTTGGAAACAAACAGCACTACTCTCATCCAGACAGAAAAAGATTTTGGCACTCAACGTGCATCAGAGAGTGACTCTGAGATACTCACGCTGACTCCCAATGAACCACAGAACTGTTCTGCACATCCACTGACATTTCCTACAAAGGCAGAGCCACCACACATGGAATCCAGGCTACAGGACTCATCCACGAAGAACCAAGGGGGAAAGGACCCATATTCACCTCGAAGTACATCTGAAAGTTCTACAGACAGTCAGTTATGGAGATTCCCAAATGTTCCTACTCAGCATGCAGGGCCCACCACAGAAACAGCTCCTCTTCTTCCAGAATCTTCTAAAACATCTTCTGGGAAAAGTAACCTGAGCATCCCAAGCACACCTacctctgcttctgcttctctaaATACATTTGACATAAGCTATTTATTGGAACAGGTAGATGCTAAAGAAACTGATATCCTTCATATAGTTGAGATCAGCAATGGGAAAAATAAATGAGAGATGAAAGAGCACCAGCATCCTTTGCTCTTGACTCCTACAGCCAacagaatatttattttagtttatttagtTTTAACTTTTCACCTCAGGACAAAGGTGTGCAAGCtacactagggctgcatccacactgcagaaataaaacagtttgacaccagtttaactaccatggctccatggtatggaattaaaggatttgtagttttgtgaggtatttagtcttctccgtcagagagctctggtgccacaacaaactacatatcccaggattctgtaggatggcaccatgacagttgaagtagtgtcaaactgtattaattctgcaatgtggcagcagtctaGGACCTTGCCGACCAAATGTTCTGAATGCCTTTATTTTGGTAAAACAGTTCAGAAATGTTTAAACCTACCTTGACAGAATTTTTCTGAGCAGGTGTCAGTCCAAGTTGAACCAGTAAACATATGATGCAGATAGGGAGAAGAATGTGTGTTAGGCTGACCACATTCAAGAAACTGGGGCTGGCATCATGTTGGTTGgacccaactagaatagatccactcACTCAAGTGCTGAATGGTGAGTctacacataggtaaatccactgacgcaatgggtcttctctagctaggactaacaacagaatttagcCCTGACGGTCTGTTAACAATTATTTTAATCCCCATTGTGACATTGTGATTGAAGCAGGCACACTTATGAAACTTCTTTCTCCTGGTTCTCCATCCAGCCCATGGCCCCCTTTTCCGCTCCATCACCCCCTGGAATACACCAATCAATCTTAATTTAAAAACCCACCAGTGCcaatgaaaggtttttttttaataagcctAACTGAAGCAAAAATCATCTCTTCTTACTGGTAACTGGGATTGAAATAAACTTCACACTGGCTGGCAAGCAACAGAAAGCAAACTtgaaaaaagttaaaaaggaCAGTCCCAAAGATCATTTCCTTGAATAAGTTTAATCCACTTGCACATTTGGATCCAGAACTGGTTCTAAAAACATAAGATGAGAAAATCAAATTTTATAGTATCATTTGGAGTCATGATGGCTCTGAGCATACAACACctttgcaaaatacatttttgagtGGTGCAGTATTCAGAATTAGGGGTGATGCAATCCTGTGTAGGTTTCTTCAAAAATAAATCTGAGAATTATTCTTCTGTATGTGGGCATTGAATTAAAGTCATGAGTGCCCCACCCATCTGCAAGGCACCACAAAGAGTTGTTCTAATTTAGACACACCAGGAGTCCCACCTAATTATTATGCATATCTTGTCATTCTGTTTCTAAAACCAGGTTTGGCCCACTACTGAAGGAAGCTCCCTTCACATGTTTGCCAGAAAATTTAGGTACCATACAGAACAttgagtgagccagcatggtataggagtttgaacactggactacgactttggagatcagggtttgattgtGGAAATCCATTGAATGGCCTTGGGcgaatcatactctctcagtcccagaaaaccgtaggatcaccataagttggaaacaacttgaagacacacaacaacaaccaacattgGTTTCCATAAGCATTGTCTTACTTCTAAAGTGTATGTAGTGTCTGAAAGAGTGTGTCACGCCTGACAGAAAGCAAGCAAGACAGGTAGAGAAGAGCTAGGCAAATCCTGGTTAAGTGTCCACTTCCACTTCCACTACCAGACCTAACACAACCTTCGATTCATAGAGAAAAATCCCATCAAGAGACTAACATATCAACTCAGTAGAtccattgacttcagtggcaATTATTCCCACCAAGGGGTGGAAAATGTGGTTTTCAGAGGTTTCTAGACTATATCTTCCACCACCCCTTACCACTGACTATGgtggttggggctgatgggagctgcagtccagcagcaaATGAAGAACATCCTTACCTTTGGAATGTAGGACTATAATTATGGCTGTTGTCCTTTACACATATACTTTCCAGTAGACATTCATAAGATTAGACCACCTGGCTTAACTCTTTCATTGAGGGGTTTTATGGTGATGGTCCTTGCTGAACACTCATTTAATTGACTGAATAAAAAATGTATACTTAATGTATAAAGGCACTCCAGTGGGAATTTGTTACAAAAGCTGACCTTCCAGTGAGAATCCACTACAGGAGTTCTTCACTTTCTTCCCTCTCAACCCATCTAGAATTACTTTCATGAACTGCATACAGGACAGGATTATTAACGTTATGCCAGTTTCTATCAATGAGCTTTTACACCCTCTGAAACTTCTTTGTTGTATGAGCAGCAGGTTTTGCAAACCCAACTCTATCATTCCCACGATCAAAGATACAATAAAATGTAGACATAaatacatctccc
It includes:
- the BEST3 gene encoding bestrophin-3 isoform X1; protein product: MTVTYSSKVANATFFGFHRLLLKWKGSIYKLLYREFFLFASLYTAISVLYRFFLTGSQKRYFEKLSIYCDKYAEQIPVTFVLGFYVTLVVNRWWNQFVNLPWPDRIMLLISSTIQGRDEYGRLLRRTLMRYVNLTSVLIFRSVSTAVYKRFPTMDHVVEGGFMTPEEKRIFDDLKSPHLKYWVPFIWFGNLAAKARQDGRIRDSIDLQTLMNEMNRYRSWCSLLFGYDWVGIPLVYTQVVTLAVYTFFFTCLIGRQFLDPEQGYQGHDLDLYIPIFTLLQFFFYAGWLKVAEQLINPFGEDDDDFETNWCIDRNLQVSLLAVDEMHMNLPRMKKDIYWDDSSARPPYTLAAADSCIPSFLGSTIEMGLSDSQFLYGENWHRDCDKPRRQHSVLRKVKRFLSVREESPVPTKSYQRQSSENSVFFPSHEMHHIGNLLEMHSRGRHFASNERNNHEAPDKSMKGPSSIDLGIIRETSKNDTLETGCQSTVHDSITKMDPVASKKIAVESEDKEARTDLETNSTTLIQTEKDFGTQRASESDSEILTLTPNEPQNCSAHPLTFPTKAEPPHMESRLQDSSTKNQGGKDPYSPRSTSESSTDSQLWRFPNVPTQHAGPTTETAPLLPESSKTSSGKSNLSIPSTPTSASASLNTFDISYLLEQVDAKETDILHIVEISNGKNK
- the BEST3 gene encoding bestrophin-3 isoform X2, translating into MLLISSTIQGRDEYGRLLRRTLMRYVNLTSVLIFRSVSTAVYKRFPTMDHVVEGGFMTPEEKRIFDDLKSPHLKYWVPFIWFGNLAAKARQDGRIRDSIDLQTLMNEMNRYRSWCSLLFGYDWVGIPLVYTQVVTLAVYTFFFTCLIGRQFLDPEQGYQGHDLDLYIPIFTLLQFFFYAGWLKVAEQLINPFGEDDDDFETNWCIDRNLQVSLLAVDEMHMNLPRMKKDIYWDDSSARPPYTLAAADSCIPSFLGSTIEMGLSDSQFLYGENWHRDCDKPRRQHSVLRKVKRFLSVREESPVPTKSYQRQSSENSVFFPSHEMHHIGNLLEMHSRGRHFASNERNNHEAPDKSMKGPSSIDLGIIRETSKNDTLETGCQSTVHDSITKMDPVASKKIAVESEDKEARTDLETNSTTLIQTEKDFGTQRASESDSEILTLTPNEPQNCSAHPLTFPTKAEPPHMESRLQDSSTKNQGGKDPYSPRSTSESSTDSQLWRFPNVPTQHAGPTTETAPLLPESSKTSSGKSNLSIPSTPTSASASLNTFDISYLLEQVDAKETDILHIVEISNGKNK